A region of the candidate division KSB1 bacterium genome:
TTCCATTGGAAAGTCCGGCTGAACTAGAATGGCTGAAGCAACACTTTGAGAATCCATCTGCCGGGTAAATCGAATCTCGATCCATTCGTATGGCGAAAAAAGTGAATCACCTTGACTGGGTGAAGAATTCTCAATTAATGGTAAAATATTTGGGAGTAAATAAAAATCTAAAAAGTTAAACTCATGGGATTTGATTCCAATTGAATCAACACGAGGTTGATATCCCGTTGCTGTCACTTCAAAGATATATTGCCCCTCTGGCAAATCGTGAAATGCATAAATGCCGTTCCCGTAATTATCTGTAGAATAATTATAATTTGAGTTTAAAATCTGAACGGAAACATTATTCATTGGTTTTTGAGTATCAGCGTCTCGAATGATTCCGGTAATAGGTGCAACTTCAAGAGGATCAACTTCAAAATAAGCAAGAATTGCCTGAAAAATTGCCAGGGCTTCAAGTTTTAAAAAATCAGGATTCCTTAGTTTTCTTTCCTCTTGATTATGATCAAAAAATGTTGCTTCGCTTATCTCTCCAGGCATGAGTAAATCATTTAATACTCCAAAGTTGAATCCTCGAATGTCATAATCACTGCGAATAAACCAATTTGAAGTTCGTAATGCTTTAAACAATTCTTCAGAAATCAAACCGCTCATTTCAACCGCTTCAGTCCATTTAGCTTTATTTTGTCCAATAATTTCCTGAAATATATCTACTGTATACCGTGTTTGCCCGTCAAAAGCATTGTGATGAATGGAATGAAACCAATCCACTCCATTGCTATTGGCAAGATCTTCCCTAGCTGACAACCCTGGTTCAGGTCTATTTTCCAGCTGGGTCATAATAACGGTATCGATGTTTACGGAATACAAATAATCTTCAAGAAATCGAGCGACTCGCATATTGATGTCATACTCTTTTAATCCGCTCGGGCCTTCATTGACGCTATTCATTCCATGACCAGCATCAATAGCTATACTAATGCCCGAAAGATCCTGGGACTGGATTAATCCTTGAGGGATGCAAATAGAAAGAACTAATAAAAGAAAGCTAATTTTTCGAAATAACAATTAACTTTATCCTCTCCATTGAAGTTTATAGGTTGAGATCAATTTCATAAATAATTCCAGTCTTATGTTCATCAAAAGCCAAGGATAAACCGTCGGGTGACCATGCGGGATTCATTTCCAACAAATCATTTGTTTTAGTTATTTTCATAACATTTTTCCCATCGACATTAGCAATAACAATGTCTGAAGACAAATAAGTATGGCCGTCATCTTCGGTAACCATATAACTAATCCAATTTCCATCAGGAGACCAAACCGCTCGATACCCATTACCAAAAGAATTACTTTTGCCTGTAAACAAATCAAAAATCGTTAAATCACCACCGTATACTTCATACATGATTTTACGGCTATCCGGCGATAGTGAAGGATTGATCACGTTTTCCGAAGGAAGGTGAATCCGATGATCCAATGTATCTTTTAGTGGTGCAAGTTGAAGTTTTTGATTTTCCAAAAAAGCAAGGTACCTATCCGAACCAGGTAGCGGTTTTTTTAGTGCAGATTCGGTAAAAATTCCGGTAGTATATTGTTTTAGTTTATGGTTTATCGTGTAAAATAATGAAGAATTATTATGACCCCATTGAGGATTACCTACCCGTTTAGAAGGTTTTTCGATAATCTCAACTTCCTTAGTATGGATTTGAACCAGCTCAATACTATGTTTTGTTTTTTTATTTTCCGAATTTCGAGCTCTGTAGACTATATACAACCCATCCGGCGACCATGCAAATTTATACCCGGAACCTTCTTTTTCTACTAATTTAGTAACGTTCCCGGTGGCCAATGCCATAACCCAAATACCATGATAGTTTTGGGTGGTGAAAGCGAGAAATTGGCCATTGGATGACCAAGTCGGTCTCATAAAATATTCGTCTTCGGGAGTTAGTTGCTTTGGTTGGCTAGCTATCTCAACTGTAACTTGAGCGATCGAGTATGTACTCAGTGATAAAATAATTAAAAGAAGGGTAAATTTTTTCATGATTTTGATTGCGTTATACGCGACTCAAACAACAAGTAACAATTTTTTATACTAGAATAACCTCTTATATTTTAGTTTTTAGTCAATTATACACTCAAATGTTTTCGGTGGTTCAATATAACTTGAAAAATCTTTTATTGCCTTTAAAATTTAGAGTTTTTTAGATATTATTTATTCCCCAATCAATCCTATCAAAGTTTGTTGGGAACCAATACTATTTGCATAAAGTAAATCATTTCATAATGACTTTTAAATCTGATATTTTTTCTTTAACAGGTTCTATCTCAAAGCCGATTCGCCCCAACATTTGCTGTTGTTCTGTTTCGACATCAATCCTCCATTTTCCCGGGGAAACATTTACTTTGTAAGTTAAACCACGAAAACCACCCTCTCTACCCCCAGTGATTACATAGCTAATTCTATCCGTTGTAACCCATTCCTCCCTATTCGGGAAATATTTTTGCCAGTGGTGAATCATATTCTTTTTTAATTGTGTTGGTGCAAATATTGACGTAAAACAAAAGACAGTATCACCTTCTGCATAATGGAAGGGGTTATCAGATTTTTTCCAAAATTTGAACCATTTTGGTTTTTCATAACTAATTTCATATTGATTATCGATTTTTTTTACATGACGATATATTGCTCCCGATTTTAACGATAACGGAACCGGGGGAATCCAATTGAGATAATAAAACAGGTTAAGCAATAAAAATAACGTCCCCACTGGCAAACAAATTAGTTTTGCATCTCGCTTGGTGATAACGAATGCCTTACGATATAGAAGGTAAATAAATCCAACAATATACAAAAAACTAAGGACTCCCCCTGCTAAAAATGTAAACACTGTCATTTTTTTTGTTACCACAGGGATGAAAAAAATCAAGAATGAAAAAGCGGCTAAAAAGTAGAGTGAAAAGACCAGATAGAGGTTGGTCAAGCGATTTTCCAGGAATTCGTTTGCCACTAATAGCAGAACCAATATTCCAAAGAATAGCCAATTTTTAGTCAGTGCTGCGCTTTTGAAATAAAAAACAACGTAGGCACTGAACAAAGCACCAAGAGTAAATTGCAGTGCATGAGAATAATAGTTGCTATATTTTAAAAGAATGGTTTTTTTTATTCGGTTCTTATCATGCAGAGAAGATAATAAGATAAAAATTCCGGCTAGAAGAAAATAGAGAAATAAGATCACATTGTCAAAGACACGATCTATTCGCGTGAGTGTCACACTATCCCAGGCGAAACCACCAAAAAAAAGGATGAGTGGTGCATATTTTTTGTATCGGTTAAAAAATGCAACGGATTGCTCAATATAATGATTCAGTTTTTCGCTCATATTAATTGCCCTCTTTTTTCTGAGTAAAATAATTTTCTCTGTGATTAATCGCAACTACTATTTAATTCCGGAATCCAATTTATCATTAAAGTTATCATACAAAAAATCTTGTATTTTTGGAGCTTTAACTTATATTTATCTACTATTATCAAAAATTAGTGACTTTAATCATATAAATTAATGGAGGGTCTATGGTTCGGAAATTACTAATCATACCTTTATTCATCGTTTGTGTAACCCATGTTTTTAACAACGTATTTGCACAAGAACTTCCCAGATTAAGCCCCAAGGCCAGCGTAATACAGACAATAGGATTAACGGAAGTCAAAATAACATATTCCAGCCCGGCTGTGAGAAATAGAGTCATTTGGGGAGGATTAGAACCATATGGCAAGGTATGGAGAACAGGTGCAAACGAGGCAACAACGATTTCATTTCAAGATGAAGTTGCTATTAATGGTCATAAACTATCTGCAGGAACCTATGCTCTATTTACTATCCCTGGCGAAAAAGAATGGACAATCATTTTTAATAAAGA
Encoded here:
- a CDS encoding PD40 domain-containing protein yields the protein MKKFTLLLIILSLSTYSIAQVTVEIASQPKQLTPEDEYFMRPTWSSNGQFLAFTTQNYHGIWVMALATGNVTKLVEKEGSGYKFAWSPDGLYIVYRARNSENKKTKHSIELVQIHTKEVEIIEKPSKRVGNPQWGHNNSSLFYTINHKLKQYTTGIFTESALKKPLPGSDRYLAFLENQKLQLAPLKDTLDHRIHLPSENVINPSLSPDSRKIMYEVYGGDLTIFDLFTGKSNSFGNGYRAVWSPDGNWISYMVTEDDGHTYLSSDIVIANVDGKNVMKITKTNDLLEMNPAWSPDGLSLAFDEHKTGIIYEIDLNL
- a CDS encoding DUF2914 domain-containing protein — translated: MSEKLNHYIEQSVAFFNRYKKYAPLILFFGGFAWDSVTLTRIDRVFDNVILFLYFLLAGIFILLSSLHDKNRIKKTILLKYSNYYSHALQFTLGALFSAYVVFYFKSAALTKNWLFFGILVLLLVANEFLENRLTNLYLVFSLYFLAAFSFLIFFIPVVTKKMTVFTFLAGGVLSFLYIVGFIYLLYRKAFVITKRDAKLICLPVGTLFLLLNLFYYLNWIPPVPLSLKSGAIYRHVKKIDNQYEISYEKPKWFKFWKKSDNPFHYAEGDTVFCFTSIFAPTQLKKNMIHHWQKYFPNREEWVTTDRISYVITGGREGGFRGLTYKVNVSPGKWRIDVETEQQQMLGRIGFEIEPVKEKISDLKVIMK